The Lineus longissimus chromosome 2, tnLinLong1.2, whole genome shotgun sequence genome window below encodes:
- the LOC135483167 gene encoding TWiK family of potassium channels protein 18-like isoform X1 produces MSVDDNTAVERMEKQPPPATISTDVEVEDSQKEIKKKKAVECCKKVMGVVGSHVGLGLVVVLYTGLGGLIFEHLETTNEKNTCIETFNKYVEAENDTLSRLWEMNIQNLEEYDTKTAFKKVLEKFRDRTVSIGYDGTNCSIMGEEGGMPFRWSFSGSLMFAVTVITTIGYGHIAPKTYWGRLVCIAYAVLGIPLLLLFLANIGDVLADLFKLVYSKVCCCGCCRRKESTKVEQIERPSPPQNAWRTDASGKPQPPPKSGPVIIEDDEEEDEFDEDNITIPLTVTMGVIAFYIFVGSLLFGFWEGWAPLEASYFCFVTISTIGFGDFVPGSDNFEDPQTQMNMILGAIYMLFGMAILSMCFSLIQDEIAAKFKWLGQKLGIVDHSKAEAEVEAT; encoded by the exons atgTCTGTTGACGATAACACGGCTGTGGAAAGGATGGAGAAACAGCCACCTCCAGCCACCATCTCCACAGATGTGGAGGTTGAGGACTCCCAGAAGGAAATCAAAAAGAAGAAGGCAGTGGAATGTTGCAAAAAGGTTATGGGGGTCGTTGGAAGTCATGTGGGATTAGGGCTAGTTGTCGTCCTCTACACTGGGTTAGGAGGTCTCATATTCGAACACTTGGAGACGACAAAtgagaaaaatacatgtatcgagACGTTTAACAAGTATGTAGAAGCCGAGAATGATACATTATCTAGGCTCTGGGAGATGAATATTCAGAACTTGGAAGAGTATGATACCAAGACTGCCTTCAAGAAGGTTTTGGAGAAGTTTAGGGACCGCACAGTATCTATAGGGTATGATGGAACCAACTGCTCCATAATGGGCGAGGAAGGTGGAATGCCTTTCAGATGGTCCTTCTCTGGGTCACTAATGTTCGCCGTCACCGTCATCACAACCATCG GTTACGGCCACATAGCGCCGAAAACATACTGGGGTCGACTGGTCTGCATAGCATACGCTGTCCTTGGTATCCCGTTACTCCTCCTTTTCTTGGCAAACATCGGTGACGTCCTAGCAGACCTGTTTAAATTAGTCTACAGTAAAGTTTGCTGCTGCGGGTGTTGTCGGAGGAAAGAGAGTACAAAAGTTGAGCAGATAGAACGGCCGAGTCCGCCGCAGAACGCGTGGCGGACGGACGCCTCGGGGAAGCCGCAACCGCCGCCTAAATCTGGTCCGGTCATCATAGAAGACGACGAAGAGGAAGACGAATTCGACGAAGACAACATCACCATTCCGCTTACTGTCACGATGGGTGTGATAGCATTTTATATCTTCGTGGGTTCACTGTTGTTCGGATTTTGGGAAGGTTGGGCGCCACTCGAGGCATCATATTTCTGCTTCGTGACAATAAGTACTATCGGTTTCGGGGACTTTGTCCCGGGGAGTGACAACTTCGAGGACCCCCAGACGCAAATGAATATGATTCTGGGCGCCATTTACATGCTGTTCGGAATGGCGATTCTCTCGATGTGTTTCAGTCTAATTCAGGATGAGATAGCCGCAAAGTTCAAATGGTTGGGCCAGAAACTCGGTATCGTCGACCACTCCAAGGCCGAGGCTGAGGTGGAGGCAACATGA